One window from the genome of Deinococcus sp. NW-56 encodes:
- a CDS encoding DUF4258 domain-containing protein: protein MTKSPDSKSRSQTGGTDLLSLRAQLARAEKAARRAPTPPPARPENLRLKPVKPQREVDLAGVDTSEHSLSRAHARLRDAVYDGKYHLCPHAIGHARAEGFLEHDIIQVLVAGRVRAVYPEDRRWLVCGYFEACGVALPLHVVVEHAHDGYLDVVTAFVPKQPHHIISRARLAVMLRYDDERIRTRTATPGNKPGNRSKGKWKKGA, encoded by the coding sequence ATGACCAAATCCCCCGACTCCAAATCGCGCTCCCAGACGGGAGGAACCGACCTGCTCTCCCTGCGTGCCCAGCTCGCCCGCGCGGAAAAGGCCGCCCGCCGCGCCCCGACGCCGCCCCCCGCCCGGCCCGAGAACCTGCGCCTCAAACCCGTTAAGCCCCAGCGGGAGGTGGACCTGGCCGGAGTAGACACCAGCGAGCACAGCCTCTCGCGTGCCCACGCCCGGCTGCGCGACGCCGTGTATGACGGCAAGTATCACCTCTGCCCCCACGCCATCGGGCACGCCCGCGCCGAGGGGTTTCTGGAACACGACATCATTCAGGTACTTGTGGCCGGGCGGGTGCGGGCCGTGTACCCGGAGGACCGCCGCTGGCTGGTGTGCGGCTATTTCGAGGCTTGCGGGGTGGCCCTGCCGCTGCACGTGGTGGTGGAACACGCCCACGACGGCTACCTCGACGTGGTGACCGCCTTCGTGCCCAAGCAGCCGCACCACATCATCTCCCGCGCCCGCCTCGCCGTGATGCTGCGCTACGACGACGAGAGAATCCGGACGCGCACGGCGACGCCGGGGAACAAGCCGGGCAACCGCAGCAAGGGGAAGTGGAAGAAGGGGGCGTAG
- a CDS encoding HAD family hydrolase has product MTPPSDVRAVLFDFDGTLTDYVTADTAALEALRQLACAHVPQGEFVQCAVNEIMAFHARVEAGESDPLRMDHERLTRTLAAYGVSCTDDHLAHFAAALLRETVSSPGAVELLTALHARGLRLGLLTNAYDGPSQRCRLSACFPDGPFEAVVVAGEVGALKPDPRPFHALLDSMNVKPEEAVYIGDSPSHDVCGAVAVGLRAILIHPHPRLRERALALGAFAAVPDLASLLPA; this is encoded by the coding sequence GTGACCCCCCCCTCCGATGTGCGGGCTGTCCTCTTTGATTTTGACGGCACACTGACCGACTACGTCACGGCAGACACGGCCGCGCTGGAGGCGCTCCGGCAACTTGCCTGTGCGCATGTCCCGCAGGGTGAGTTCGTCCAGTGCGCGGTGAACGAGATCATGGCCTTTCATGCGCGGGTGGAAGCGGGGGAGAGTGACCCCCTCCGGATGGATCACGAGCGGCTCACCCGGACGCTGGCAGCCTACGGCGTGAGCTGCACGGATGACCATCTGGCGCACTTTGCCGCCGCCCTGCTGCGGGAAACGGTGTCCTCACCCGGAGCGGTGGAGTTGCTGACCGCTTTGCACGCCCGTGGCCTGCGCCTGGGCCTCCTGACCAATGCTTACGATGGTCCCAGCCAGCGATGCAGGCTCTCGGCCTGCTTCCCGGACGGCCCCTTTGAAGCGGTCGTGGTGGCAGGAGAGGTCGGTGCCCTCAAGCCGGACCCCCGCCCATTTCATGCCCTGCTGGACAGCATGAACGTGAAACCGGAGGAGGCCGTATATATCGGCGACTCCCCCAGTCATGACGTGTGCGGCGCGGTGGCGGTGGGCCTGCGGGCGATCCTCATTCACCCACATCCGCGCCTGCGAGAAAGGGCGCTGGCCTTGGGGGCGTTCGCGGCTGTTCCTGATCTCGCCAGCCTCCTGCCTGCCTGA
- the mnmE gene encoding tRNA uridine-5-carboxymethylaminomethyl(34) synthesis GTPase MnmE: MTRLGLSDTIAAIATAPGHAGVGIVRVSGPDALRVADGLFQGRGQPSRTRGGRFLYGEFVAEGGERLDDGLCLVFRGPHSYTGEDVAEFQTHGSPAVLSRLLARALDLGARPARPGEFTLRAYLAGRLDLAQAEAVLDLVNAGTDTARRQAALGLSGALGDRVDRIAAALTQTLAAIQAMLDYPEEGVPEEERAAPLAQAEADLAALVATARAGQVATRGARLALIGRPNAGKSSLLNALLGYERSIVTPIPGTTRDYLEAQLSLAGVPVTLVDTAGLRETADEVEAAGVRQAVSLAQGADLVLALEDGSLPREALPVDLPPGARVIRVRTKADLPAAWEDAGALAVSAVTGAGLPELREAIHAALLGDAARGEAWLTTERQADAARRALAHIQAARTLPDDLAGYELEEALRALAELTGRDVSEDVVDAVFRNFCVGK; this comes from the coding sequence GTGACCCGCCTCGGCCTCTCGGACACCATCGCCGCCATCGCCACCGCTCCCGGCCACGCGGGGGTGGGCATCGTGCGGGTGAGTGGACCGGACGCCCTGCGGGTGGCCGACGGTCTCTTCCAGGGGCGCGGGCAGCCCAGCCGCACGCGGGGCGGGCGCTTCCTGTATGGGGAATTCGTGGCGGAGGGGGGCGAACGGCTGGACGACGGCCTGTGCCTCGTCTTCCGGGGGCCGCATTCGTACACGGGCGAGGACGTGGCCGAGTTCCAGACACACGGCAGCCCGGCGGTGCTCTCGCGGCTGCTCGCGCGGGCGCTGGACCTCGGGGCACGGCCCGCCCGACCCGGTGAATTCACCCTGCGGGCCTACCTCGCCGGGCGGCTCGATCTGGCGCAGGCCGAGGCGGTGCTGGACCTCGTGAACGCGGGCACCGACACCGCGCGGCGGCAGGCGGCGCTGGGGCTGTCGGGAGCGCTCGGGGACCGGGTGGACCGCATCGCGGCGGCTCTGACCCAGACCCTGGCCGCGATTCAGGCGATGCTGGACTACCCCGAAGAGGGCGTGCCCGAGGAGGAACGAGCCGCGCCGCTCGCGCAGGCCGAGGCCGACCTCGCCGCCCTCGTCGCCACGGCCCGCGCCGGGCAGGTCGCCACGCGGGGGGCACGGCTGGCGCTGATCGGGCGCCCCAACGCGGGCAAGAGCAGCCTGCTGAACGCCCTGCTGGGCTACGAGCGCTCCATCGTGACGCCCATTCCCGGCACCACCCGCGACTATCTGGAGGCGCAACTCTCGCTGGCCGGAGTGCCCGTGACCCTGGTGGACACGGCGGGCCTGCGCGAGACGGCCGACGAGGTGGAGGCCGCGGGCGTGCGTCAGGCGGTCAGCCTCGCGCAGGGGGCCGACCTCGTGCTGGCGCTGGAGGACGGCAGTCTGCCCCGCGAGGCACTGCCGGTGGACCTGCCGCCGGGGGCACGGGTGATCCGCGTGCGAACGAAGGCCGACCTGCCTGCCGCCTGGGAGGACGCCGGAGCACTGGCGGTGAGCGCCGTGACGGGCGCGGGCCTGCCCGAATTGCGGGAGGCCATCCACGCTGCCCTCCTCGGGGACGCGGCGCGGGGCGAGGCGTGGCTCACCACCGAGCGCCAGGCCGACGCCGCCCGGCGGGCGCTGGCGCACATCCAGGCCGCCCGAACTCTCCCCGACGACCTCGCCGGATATGAGCTGGAAGAGGCGTTGCGGGCGCTGGCCGAACTCACGGGCCGCGACGTGTCGGAAGACGTGGTGGACGCGGTGTTCCGGAACTTCTGCGTGGGGAAGTAG
- a CDS encoding M-like protein, whose amino-acid sequence MTGPDDRTNDVPQTEGEISNVDLQFMGRTDERRDALKEARAEARNADEFEERGLDKQDVASQGSMIASDPASTIPGDETSEDTEQD is encoded by the coding sequence ATGACCGGACCTGATGACCGTACCAACGACGTGCCCCAGACGGAAGGCGAGATCAGCAACGTGGACCTCCAGTTCATGGGCCGCACCGACGAGCGCCGCGACGCCCTCAAGGAGGCCCGCGCCGAGGCCCGCAACGCCGACGAGTTCGAGGAACGCGGCCTGGACAAGCAGGACGTGGCCTCGCAGGGCAGCATGATCGCCAGCGACCCCGCCAGCACCATCCCCGGCGACGAGACCTCCGAGGACACCGAGCAGGACTGA
- a CDS encoding DUF58 domain-containing protein: MLAALGLGVALAWFLGRKPPTVRLTREFPGQGFEGTRVPYRVRIEIDTRRPLRVMVEDPTPLSVVSSEVLTAGGLTLGQTVTELDGSLLLNRRGEYAWPGGTLRWADPLGLFWRSVPLNVPAGIEVYPGTHGLVLPDLLRPLLSEGQLSRTLGLEDPISLRGARPYVSGDPPGRVHWRLSARSGDLTVRELDRTAASSLTVFVDTSGTDVYVNSAVRLASSLIQEALALDLPVSVATPAGATPGGRTPEALRAALRLLARLEPQDPRVVGTPLVIPPIRAGGNLIVLTQKAPPELVEQAMKARASASRVAIVAIPEGFYLEPGENPRRQWVGAPDTVRDLERRAGILAEVGVLVFVLRGNQSVLRLGA, encoded by the coding sequence GTGCTCGCCGCGCTGGGGCTGGGCGTGGCGCTGGCGTGGTTCCTGGGACGCAAGCCGCCCACCGTCCGGCTGACCCGCGAGTTCCCCGGTCAGGGCTTCGAGGGCACGCGCGTGCCTTACCGGGTCCGCATCGAGATCGACACCCGGCGGCCCCTGCGCGTCATGGTGGAAGACCCCACGCCCCTCTCGGTGGTGTCCAGCGAGGTGCTCACGGCGGGCGGGCTGACGCTGGGGCAGACGGTGACCGAACTCGACGGCTCGCTGCTGCTCAACCGCCGGGGCGAGTACGCGTGGCCGGGCGGCACCCTGCGCTGGGCCGATCCGCTGGGGTTGTTCTGGCGCTCGGTGCCGCTGAACGTGCCCGCTGGCATCGAGGTCTATCCCGGCACGCACGGGCTGGTGCTGCCCGACCTGCTGCGCCCCCTGCTCAGCGAGGGCCAGCTCTCGCGCACGCTGGGCCTCGAAGACCCCATCAGCTTGCGCGGAGCGCGGCCCTACGTGTCGGGTGACCCGCCGGGCCGGGTGCACTGGCGGCTCTCGGCCCGCAGCGGCGACCTCACCGTGCGCGAACTCGACCGCACGGCCGCGAGCAGCCTGACCGTCTTCGTGGACACCTCCGGCACCGACGTGTACGTGAACAGCGCCGTGCGGCTGGCGAGCAGTCTGATTCAGGAGGCGTTGGCGTTGGACCTCCCCGTCAGCGTGGCGACTCCCGCCGGGGCCACGCCGGGCGGGCGGACTCCGGAGGCGCTGCGGGCGGCGCTGCGGCTGCTGGCGCGGCTGGAACCCCAGGACCCCCGCGTGGTGGGCACGCCCCTCGTCATTCCGCCCATCCGCGCGGGGGGCAACCTGATCGTGCTGACCCAGAAAGCGCCTCCCGAACTCGTCGAGCAGGCGATGAAGGCGCGGGCGAGTGCCAGCCGGGTCGCCATCGTCGCCATTCCGGAGGGCTTCTACCTCGAACCCGGCGAGAACCCCCGCCGCCAGTGGGTCGGTGCGCCCGACACCGTACGCGATCTGGAACGCCGCGCCGGGATTCTGGCGGAGGTGGGCGTGCTGGTGTTCGTGCTGCGCGGCAACCAGAGCGTGCTGCGGTTGGGGGCCTGA
- a CDS encoding MoxR family ATPase, whose product MTHADLPTPPADLAAVGRFARAVGDNVARVLVGKEGVTSLTLAGILTGGHILLEDAPGTGKTMLARALAASLGLTFRRVQFTPDLLPSDVTGVSVYRPATGTFEFVPGPIFTGLLLADEINRATPKTQSALLEAMGEGQVTESGVTHRLPQPFVVIATQNPVEHEGTYRLPEAQLDRFLLKLSVGYPSLEEEVQMLGRLQGAHPIDTLGSVSTPEDLLAARAAVKAVRVSDELRRYAAALTARTRSHPQVALGGGPRASLALQGVAQALAALDGRAFVVPDDIKAAAPAVLAHRLSLRIEARLAGTPPESVVADVLRAEPVPADPAQAAGAV is encoded by the coding sequence ATGACCCACGCTGACCTGCCGACCCCGCCCGCCGACCTCGCCGCCGTGGGAAGATTCGCCCGCGCTGTGGGAGACAACGTGGCCCGCGTCCTCGTGGGCAAGGAGGGGGTCACCAGTCTGACCCTCGCCGGGATTCTGACTGGGGGGCACATCCTGCTCGAAGACGCGCCCGGCACCGGCAAGACGATGCTAGCCCGTGCCCTCGCCGCCAGCCTGGGCCTGACCTTCCGCCGGGTGCAGTTCACGCCCGACCTGCTGCCCAGCGACGTGACCGGGGTCAGCGTGTACCGCCCGGCGACCGGGACCTTCGAGTTCGTGCCCGGCCCGATCTTCACCGGCCTGCTGCTCGCCGACGAGATCAACCGCGCGACCCCCAAGACCCAGTCGGCGCTGCTGGAGGCGATGGGGGAGGGGCAGGTCACCGAGTCCGGCGTGACCCACCGCCTGCCGCAGCCCTTCGTGGTGATCGCCACCCAGAACCCGGTCGAGCACGAGGGCACCTACCGATTGCCCGAAGCGCAGCTCGACCGCTTCCTGCTCAAGCTGTCGGTAGGCTATCCCTCCTTGGAGGAGGAGGTGCAGATGCTGGGCCGCCTCCAGGGAGCGCACCCCATCGACACGCTGGGGTCGGTGAGCACGCCGGAAGACCTCCTCGCAGCGCGGGCGGCAGTCAAGGCGGTGCGCGTGTCGGACGAGCTGCGGCGCTACGCGGCGGCCCTGACCGCCCGCACCCGTTCGCACCCGCAGGTCGCGCTGGGCGGCGGTCCCCGCGCCAGCCTCGCCCTGCAAGGGGTGGCGCAGGCACTCGCGGCGCTCGACGGCCGGGCCTTCGTGGTGCCCGACGACATCAAGGCGGCGGCCCCGGCGGTCCTCGCCCACCGCCTCAGCCTGCGGATCGAGGCGCGGCTGGCCGGAACGCCCCCCGAGAGCGTCGTCGCGGACGTGCTGCGGGCCGAGCCGGTCCCGGCGGATCCGGCCCAGGCGGCGGGGGCGGTCTGA
- a CDS encoding DUF4129 domain-containing protein: MTTLPVPPARRPLRLDRSWLLLAAPFVAASWLPWWGVLAFFGVLLLIRLDQAAEIVRVPLLLSAACLTALPLLAGVGDGGGNAIGAILAYAALFLPVVLTAALLHIGLSHLEVGRPAGAVWLALLLLPGVLGLAPSPVFGLPAGLGLGLLALLLCALGSTGREERPARRLTGSGRAVWNAALIGGVLAGLLALGTLALGPQPQPTFSLEGGAATEQQGAAPVGSSESISEGTVVRKRAPSGPLPAEAVQTGVQLPGADLVLLGGMLLLMSVIFLLWRLPKRVVDGPRRLHWWEVAAVAGMLLLGAMLLFYGMTAGSSGGPGAAPSAPAGEGGMGTGETTGESAPGWGLAFASWFNRIAFASAVFLSIAILFLAWKLRRSPEEEGDDGEKGEDGAAPTAHPEALHRVRLAYRSAQAALGTAGLGRGPSETPAEHAARASLNLPDLAAPLGTLVTAYAPVRYGGRVTDEDADRAEAAARDIAALSAEYRPLNLPDAPTDSAIHTASSQETP, encoded by the coding sequence ATGACGACTCTTCCTGTTCCTCCCGCCCGGCGGCCCCTGCGCCTCGACCGCTCGTGGCTGCTGCTCGCCGCGCCCTTCGTGGCGGCCTCGTGGCTGCCGTGGTGGGGGGTGCTGGCCTTTTTCGGGGTGCTGCTGCTGATCCGCCTTGACCAGGCCGCCGAGATTGTGCGAGTGCCGCTGCTGCTGTCAGCCGCGTGCCTCACCGCGCTGCCGTTGCTGGCCGGGGTGGGGGACGGGGGTGGCAACGCGATCGGCGCGATTCTGGCCTACGCCGCCCTCTTCCTGCCGGTGGTGCTGACGGCGGCGCTGCTGCACATCGGCCTGAGTCATCTGGAAGTGGGCCGCCCCGCGGGGGCCGTGTGGCTCGCCCTGCTGCTGCTGCCGGGGGTGCTGGGCCTGGCCCCCAGTCCCGTGTTCGGTCTCCCGGCGGGGCTGGGGCTGGGCCTGCTCGCGCTGCTGCTGTGTGCCCTGGGGTCCACCGGGCGCGAGGAGCGCCCCGCCCGCCGCCTGACGGGATCAGGCCGCGCCGTGTGGAATGCGGCGCTGATCGGTGGCGTGCTCGCGGGTCTGCTCGCGCTGGGCACGCTGGCGCTGGGACCGCAGCCTCAGCCCACGTTCTCGCTGGAGGGGGGGGCGGCGACCGAGCAGCAGGGGGCAGCTCCGGTGGGCAGTTCGGAGTCCATCTCGGAAGGAACGGTCGTGCGGAAACGCGCACCCAGCGGACCCCTCCCGGCCGAGGCCGTGCAGACGGGCGTGCAGCTTCCCGGTGCCGACCTCGTGCTGCTGGGCGGGATGCTGCTCCTCATGTCGGTGATCTTCCTGCTGTGGCGACTGCCCAAGCGCGTGGTGGACGGGCCGCGCCGCCTCCACTGGTGGGAGGTCGCGGCGGTGGCCGGAATGCTGCTGCTCGGGGCCATGCTGCTGTTCTACGGCATGACGGCTGGCAGCTCGGGTGGGCCGGGGGCGGCGCCGTCTGCACCCGCAGGAGAGGGTGGAATGGGAACGGGAGAGACGACGGGCGAGTCCGCGCCGGGTTGGGGCTTGGCGTTTGCTTCCTGGTTCAACCGCATTGCCTTCGCGTCCGCCGTCTTCCTCTCCATCGCCATCCTGTTTCTGGCCTGGAAGCTGCGCCGCTCTCCCGAGGAGGAGGGGGACGACGGCGAGAAGGGCGAGGACGGTGCCGCCCCCACCGCCCACCCCGAAGCCCTGCACCGGGTCCGGCTGGCCTACCGCTCGGCGCAGGCGGCGCTGGGCACGGCAGGACTGGGGCGCGGCCCCTCCGAGACGCCCGCCGAGCATGCGGCCCGCGCCAGCCTGAACCTCCCCGACCTCGCCGCCCCGCTGGGCACGCTGGTCACTGCCTACGCCCCGGTGCGCTACGGCGGCCGCGTGACCGACGAGGATGCCGACCGGGCCGAAGCCGCCGCCCGTGACATCGCCGCCCTCAGCGCCGAGTACCGCCCGCTGAACTTGCCCGACGCCCCCACCGATTCCGCCATCCACACAGCATCCTCCCAGGAGACCCCATGA
- a CDS encoding DUF4129 domain-containing protein: protein MTLTADLSDSPARRPYRSWLLLAAPLVGLAWWPLWAVVGAVGIVGLARRWAWLRGMRLLALLLLGTLGELPSWVWVDIPDGARAWQVADARLQAVQGSLPLLLGLAVLHVALWALEGGTRRLGAALLLLLLLGSALFGAGEPWALVGGVLCFFVAVAGGPGQEDRALQPLNGKGKALRRLGLTALGLGVLLAALSLPLPTQSDRNGQSGTPSWIVQAVAALVTGHAEGWRASGRGEACRNEIGCSTSKLGEVGRKLGAEPAGDTGEAEQEAAQQQAPTRQSIPSVTSSVLGGAVALGLALAVTLGWLAWRWWRSRLRPGRSLIVAEALVTVPSDSSHPHRVRWAYRSALASLARVGLGRAPDETPAEHAARVSETLPEVAEALGDLLAVYAPVRYGLSPSEEGAEQAEAAARTVARLARPRSAPGAAGPALG from the coding sequence ATGACGCTGACCGCCGATCTCTCCGACTCGCCCGCCCGTCGGCCCTACCGTTCGTGGCTGCTGCTTGCCGCGCCGCTGGTGGGGTTGGCGTGGTGGCCGCTGTGGGCGGTGGTTGGGGCCGTGGGGATCGTGGGGCTGGCCCGGCGGTGGGCGTGGCTGCGGGGGATGCGCCTGCTGGCCCTGCTGCTGCTGGGTACCCTGGGAGAACTGCCCTCCTGGGTGTGGGTGGACATCCCAGACGGGGCTAGGGCGTGGCAGGTTGCCGATGCCCGGTTGCAGGCCGTGCAGGGCAGCCTGCCGCTGCTGCTGGGCCTGGCGGTGCTGCACGTCGCGCTCTGGGCGCTGGAGGGCGGAACACGCCGTCTGGGGGCGGCGCTGCTGTTGCTGCTGCTGCTGGGGTCGGCGCTGTTCGGGGCCGGGGAGCCCTGGGCGCTGGTGGGGGGCGTGCTGTGTTTCTTCGTCGCCGTCGCCGGGGGGCCGGGCCAGGAAGACCGCGCCCTGCAACCCCTGAACGGGAAGGGGAAGGCGTTGCGGCGGCTGGGCCTCACCGCCCTGGGTCTGGGCGTCCTGCTCGCGGCCCTGAGCCTGCCGCTGCCGACGCAGAGTGACCGCAATGGTCAGAGCGGGACTCCGAGCTGGATTGTGCAGGCGGTGGCGGCTCTGGTGACCGGCCACGCCGAAGGCTGGAGGGCGTCCGGTCGGGGCGAGGCGTGCCGAAATGAAATTGGTTGCAGCACGAGCAAGCTGGGAGAAGTTGGCCGGAAGCTGGGTGCTGAGCCTGCAGGGGACACCGGGGAAGCCGAACAGGAGGCTGCCCAGCAGCAGGCCCCCACGCGCCAATCCATTCCCAGCGTGACCTCGTCGGTCTTGGGCGGCGCGGTGGCCCTGGGGCTCGCGCTGGCCGTAACTTTGGGCTGGCTGGCCTGGCGGTGGTGGCGCTCTCGACTACGGCCGGGCCGCTCTTTGATCGTCGCGGAAGCCCTGGTCACAGTCCCTTCTGATTCCAGCCACCCGCACCGGGTTCGGTGGGCCTACCGCTCTGCGCTGGCCTCCCTCGCGCGGGTAGGCCTGGGCCGTGCTCCAGATGAGACGCCCGCCGAACACGCGGCGCGGGTGTCGGAGACGCTGCCCGAAGTGGCTGAGGCGCTGGGTGATTTGCTGGCTGTCTATGCTCCGGTCCGCTACGGCCTCTCGCCCTCCGAGGAGGGCGCGGAGCAGGCCGAGGCGGCGGCCCGCACGGTGGCCCGGCTGGCCCGCCCTAGGTCTGCACCCGGCGCGGCCGGTCCCGCGCTAGGCTGA